From the Solibacillus sp. FSL R5-0449 genome, one window contains:
- a CDS encoding TIGR01212 family radical SAM protein (This family includes YhcC from E. coli K-12, an uncharacterized radical SAM protein.): MTETNFPFPSDGKRYYTWNRYLRNEFGKKVYKVALDAGFDCPNRDGTVAFGGCTFCSAAGSGDFAGSKVDPIPVQFEKIKAKMENKWKDGLTMAYFQAYTNTHAPLEVLKEKFEAALACEGVMGLSIATRPDCLPDDVVEYLAELNERTYLWVELGLQTVHEKTANLINRAHDYATYVEGVNKLRKHGIRVVTHIINGLPLEDYDMMMETAREVAKLDVQGIKIHLLHLLKGTPLVKQYEKGMLEFMEKDAYIQLVADQLEIIPSEMIVHRITGDGPIDLMIGPMWSVNKWEVLNGIDAELERRGSYQGKFYKADVTK; this comes from the coding sequence ATGACTGAAACAAATTTCCCTTTCCCGTCAGACGGGAAACGTTATTATACATGGAATCGCTATTTACGAAATGAATTCGGAAAGAAAGTTTACAAGGTTGCTTTGGATGCAGGGTTTGATTGTCCAAACCGGGACGGTACGGTCGCTTTTGGCGGTTGTACTTTCTGTTCGGCAGCAGGATCAGGGGACTTCGCGGGCAGTAAAGTCGATCCGATTCCGGTACAGTTCGAAAAGATTAAAGCAAAAATGGAGAACAAATGGAAAGACGGTTTAACAATGGCCTACTTCCAAGCGTATACAAATACACATGCTCCACTTGAAGTATTAAAGGAAAAGTTCGAAGCAGCACTTGCCTGTGAAGGAGTTATGGGACTTTCAATTGCAACCCGTCCCGACTGTTTGCCGGATGATGTTGTAGAATATTTGGCAGAGTTAAATGAACGTACGTATTTATGGGTTGAACTGGGGCTTCAGACAGTTCATGAAAAAACAGCAAATTTAATTAACCGTGCACATGATTATGCGACATATGTAGAAGGTGTCAATAAACTACGCAAGCATGGGATTCGTGTTGTGACACATATTATTAACGGATTGCCTTTAGAGGATTACGATATGATGATGGAAACAGCCCGTGAAGTGGCGAAGCTTGATGTACAAGGCATCAAAATCCATCTTCTGCATCTTTTAAAAGGAACACCACTTGTGAAGCAATACGAAAAAGGCATGCTTGAGTTTATGGAAAAAGATGCTTATATCCAACTCGTAGCAGATCAGCTGGAAATTATCCCGTCCGAAATGATCGTCCACCGTATTACAGGTGATGGTCCAATCGATTTAATGATCGGTCCGATGTGGTCTGTCAACAAATGGGAAGTACTGAACGGAATTGATGCGGAGCTGGAACGTCGTGGCTCTTATCAAGGGAAGTTTTATAAGGCGGATGTGACAAAATGA
- a CDS encoding class I SAM-dependent methyltransferase translates to MKLERVLQYAQTLLEMSVSEGDIAVDATAGNGYDTLFLANLVGDDGYVYAFDVQKEAVDATLHRLLDHALEHRAIVLKDGHENVANYIHKPVSAAIFNLGYLPGSNHEIVTKPNTTIQAIESLLKLLKVGGMIVLVVYHGHEGGKDERDEVIRYVSDLPQKHVHVLRYEFMNQKNDPPFIIALEKVKEFPIEG, encoded by the coding sequence ATGAAATTAGAACGTGTTCTTCAATATGCCCAAACCTTGTTGGAAATGTCCGTTTCCGAAGGTGATATTGCGGTCGATGCAACTGCAGGAAATGGATATGATACGCTTTTTCTGGCAAATCTCGTTGGAGATGACGGCTATGTATATGCATTTGACGTACAAAAGGAAGCGGTTGATGCCACACTGCACCGCCTGCTTGATCATGCACTTGAGCATCGGGCAATCGTTTTGAAAGACGGGCATGAAAATGTCGCAAACTATATTCACAAACCTGTTTCAGCCGCAATTTTCAATCTAGGTTATCTGCCAGGCAGCAATCATGAAATTGTGACAAAGCCGAACACTACAATCCAAGCGATTGAAAGTTTGTTAAAGCTGTTAAAGGTGGGGGGAATGATCGTTTTAGTCGTTTATCATGGTCATGAAGGCGGAAAAGACGAGCGTGATGAAGTGATTCGCTATGTAAGTGATTTACCGCAAAAACATGTACATGTGCTGCGCTATGAATTTATGAATCAGAAAAATGATCCCCCATTTATCATTGCATTAGAAAAAGTAAAAGAATTTCCGATAGAGGGCTAA
- a CDS encoding pyrimidine dimer DNA glycosylase/endonuclease V, with product MRLWHTELIPFIPKSQLLAQWRELNSIFAKEDKHVLINYIYEYPKEDLYIYTQIVLEEMRARGITIRTIDKMERYFADLHIPENYPPYTHHHNDEYLTICYYNLYEKYIRGQKDFTKEQFEALHLYYSTKKGAAF from the coding sequence ATGCGTTTATGGCATACCGAGCTAATCCCTTTTATCCCAAAAAGTCAGCTGCTTGCCCAGTGGCGTGAGCTGAACAGCATTTTTGCCAAAGAAGACAAACATGTACTGATCAATTATATTTACGAGTACCCGAAAGAGGATTTATATATTTATACACAAATTGTTCTGGAGGAGATGCGTGCGCGAGGCATTACGATACGGACAATCGATAAGATGGAACGTTATTTTGCCGATCTTCATATTCCTGAAAACTATCCGCCATACACTCATCATCACAACGATGAATATTTAACAATCTGTTACTATAATCTATACGAAAAATATATTCGCGGACAAAAAGATTTTACTAAGGAACAGTTCGAAGCATTACACCTGTATTATTCCACGAAAAAAGGAGCAGCTTTTTAA
- a CDS encoding alanine/glycine:cation symporter family protein, producing the protein MDFLNDFVGWANNILWGPVMIYGILIVGLFFSILTKFAQVRLIGDMFKLMFSGKKSEAGVSSFQALSIALSGRVGTGNIVGTATAIAFGGPGAVFWMWVTAFIGASTAYMESTLAQIYKEKKDGQYRGGPAFYIEKTTGIRALGVIFAIAMIASVAFLMPGVQANAIAGAVDNAFGIEPWITGLITILLLAVIIFGGVKRIANAAQILVPFMALAYLLVAFIIIIMNITAVPEVFALIFRSAFATDAVFGGMIGSAIFWGVKRAIYSNEAGQGTGPHPAAAAEVSHPAKQGLVQAASVYIDTILVCSATALMILFMGTYNVHEGSQDGALIEAKMDESITYSGFTQAAVNEAFPALNNFGSGFVAISLFLFAFTTLMAYYYIAETNVSYMFNGGARRVGIFLMKFVLLASAFYGTVKTSDLAWAFGDVGLGLTVWINVIMLLFIMKPALIALKDYEQQKKEGKDPVFDPKKLGIKNADFWETYKQDE; encoded by the coding sequence ATGGATTTTTTGAATGATTTTGTAGGGTGGGCCAATAATATTTTATGGGGCCCGGTAATGATTTATGGTATTTTAATCGTTGGTTTGTTTTTCTCTATCCTTACAAAATTCGCCCAGGTCAGGCTAATTGGAGACATGTTCAAGTTAATGTTCTCAGGGAAAAAATCAGAAGCAGGTGTTTCGTCATTCCAGGCATTATCGATTGCATTGTCGGGGCGTGTCGGTACAGGTAATATTGTCGGTACCGCAACTGCAATTGCATTCGGTGGACCGGGTGCAGTGTTCTGGATGTGGGTTACAGCATTTATCGGTGCATCAACTGCTTATATGGAGTCGACATTAGCTCAGATTTACAAAGAGAAAAAAGATGGGCAATATCGTGGTGGGCCGGCATTCTATATTGAAAAGACAACAGGTATTCGCGCATTAGGTGTTATTTTTGCCATTGCGATGATTGCATCCGTTGCATTTTTAATGCCAGGTGTTCAGGCAAATGCCATTGCAGGTGCCGTTGATAATGCATTCGGGATTGAACCATGGATTACAGGTCTTATTACAATTCTTTTATTAGCAGTCATTATTTTTGGTGGTGTTAAGCGTATTGCGAATGCTGCCCAGATTTTAGTTCCATTCATGGCATTAGCTTATTTGTTAGTAGCGTTTATAATTATTATTATGAATATTACAGCAGTGCCTGAAGTATTTGCTTTAATTTTCCGTAGTGCATTCGCTACAGATGCTGTATTTGGCGGCATGATCGGTAGTGCGATTTTCTGGGGCGTAAAACGTGCCATCTACTCAAATGAAGCAGGTCAAGGTACTGGACCGCATCCGGCAGCAGCTGCAGAAGTTTCGCATCCTGCTAAGCAAGGATTGGTACAGGCGGCTTCAGTTTATATTGATACAATCTTAGTATGTTCTGCAACAGCATTAATGATTTTATTCATGGGTACATACAATGTCCATGAGGGTAGTCAAGACGGAGCTCTAATCGAAGCAAAAATGGATGAGTCAATTACGTATTCAGGCTTTACACAAGCTGCTGTAAATGAAGCGTTCCCTGCTTTAAATAACTTCGGTTCAGGGTTTGTCGCAATTTCATTATTCCTATTCGCATTCACTACATTAATGGCATACTACTATATCGCTGAAACGAATGTTTCGTATATGTTTAATGGTGGTGCAAGACGAGTTGGAATATTCTTAATGAAGTTCGTATTATTGGCTTCGGCATTTTACGGTACGGTAAAAACATCCGATTTAGCTTGGGCATTTGGTGATGTCGGGTTAGGATTAACGGTATGGATTAACGTAATTATGCTATTGTTCATCATGAAGCCAGCCCTCATTGCACTGAAAGATTATGAGCAACAGAAAAAAGAAGGCAAAGACCCAGTGTTTGATCCGAAAAAACTCGGTATTAAAAACGCAGATTTCTGGGAGACATATAAGCAAGATGAATAG
- a CDS encoding alpha/beta hydrolase encodes MWKWETEQQPKAVVVILHSAYEHHRWYAWLIEKFRSSHFHVVMGDLPGHGEQGEYTKYHDEDFKEYYKYTKVLLKVALEYNLPLFIVGNGLGAAIATYVLQNNKIECAGVVLTSPWFNLKLAPGKLSNALSSFSAITSNVKLKHELEPHHLTRNTDVLMELKEQLPLTNMVTVKWYRDWQQMTRTIRNPELKFPDIPVLLMTGENDRVTDISTSKKWITEHSLSEFHYKQWKGCLHSLYFELEREDVFKFTIDYINNVLRDLGYIIE; translated from the coding sequence ATGTGGAAATGGGAAACAGAGCAACAACCAAAAGCCGTAGTCGTTATTCTTCATAGCGCATATGAACATCATCGGTGGTACGCATGGTTAATCGAAAAGTTCCGCAGTTCCCACTTTCATGTTGTAATGGGAGATTTGCCTGGACATGGAGAACAAGGGGAGTATACAAAGTATCATGATGAGGATTTTAAAGAATATTACAAGTATACAAAAGTGTTATTGAAAGTGGCACTGGAATATAATTTACCGCTTTTTATCGTCGGAAATGGGCTAGGAGCTGCAATCGCTACGTATGTGCTTCAGAACAATAAAATAGAATGTGCGGGTGTTGTATTAACATCCCCTTGGTTTAATTTAAAGCTGGCACCTGGAAAATTGTCGAATGCTTTATCAAGCTTCAGCGCTATTACATCCAATGTTAAGCTGAAACATGAATTGGAGCCTCATCATCTTACACGGAATACAGATGTGTTAATGGAATTGAAAGAACAATTACCGTTAACGAACATGGTGACGGTTAAATGGTATCGGGACTGGCAGCAGATGACTCGGACAATCCGTAATCCCGAATTGAAGTTTCCGGATATCCCTGTATTATTAATGACAGGTGAAAATGATAGAGTAACAGACATCAGTACATCAAAGAAATGGATTACCGAGCATTCGCTTTCAGAGTTTCATTACAAGCAGTGGAAAGGCTGTCTTCATAGCCTGTATTTTGAATTAGAGCGGGAAGATGTCTTTAAATTTACGATTGATTATATTAACAATGTTTTAAGAGATTTGGGCTATATTATTGAATAG
- a CDS encoding gamma carbonic anhydrase family protein, translating into MIYPYKDKEPTIHPSAFIADYATVTGDVTIGAETSIWFNTVIRGDVNKTIIGERVSIQDLSCLHQSPAYPLIIEDEVTIGHQVTLHSCTIKKRALVGMGSIILDGAVIGEGAFIGAGSLVPPGKVIPPNCLAMGRPAKVVREVTAEDRADMDRIISEYVAKGQYYKSLQK; encoded by the coding sequence ATGATTTACCCTTATAAGGATAAAGAACCGACGATCCATCCTTCCGCATTTATTGCCGACTATGCCACAGTTACCGGTGACGTAACAATCGGAGCCGAAACTTCAATCTGGTTTAACACGGTCATCCGCGGCGATGTCAACAAAACAATAATCGGAGAGCGTGTCAGTATACAGGATTTGAGCTGCCTTCACCAAAGCCCTGCTTATCCTCTCATTATTGAAGATGAAGTAACTATAGGTCATCAAGTTACATTACATAGCTGTACAATTAAGAAACGTGCTTTAGTTGGTATGGGTTCCATCATATTGGACGGTGCCGTTATTGGCGAAGGAGCATTTATCGGTGCCGGCAGTCTTGTTCCGCCGGGAAAAGTGATTCCTCCTAATTGTTTGGCGATGGGTCGTCCAGCAAAAGTCGTACGTGAAGTAACGGCAGAAGACCGCGCTGATATGGACCGGATTATTTCCGAATATGTGGCGAAGGGTCAATACTATAAATCACTTCAGAAATAA
- the metK gene encoding methionine adenosyltransferase, with amino-acid sequence MTNRRLFTSESVTEGHPDKICDQISDAILDAILAADPNARVACETTVTTGLVLVSGEITTSTYVDMKGIIRDTVAEIGYTRGKYGFDAENLAVLVAVGEQSPDIAQGVDQALEAREGSMTEDELEAIGAGDQGLMFGYACNETPELMPMPISLAHKLARRLTEVRKSGELEYLRPDGKTQVTIEYDENNEPVRVDTIVISTQHDEEATLEQIQTDIKEHVIKPVVPAHLLDEATKYFINPTGRFVIGGPKGDAGLTGRKIIVDTYGGYARHGGGAFSGKDATKVDRSAAYAARYVAKNIVAAGLADRAEVQLAYAIGVAQPVSIAVDTFGTGKVAESEIVNWVRELFDLRPAGIIKMLDLRRPIYKQTAAYGHFGRTDLNVPWENTDKAAELKAKAGI; translated from the coding sequence ATGACAAATCGTCGACTGTTTACATCAGAAAGTGTAACGGAAGGACATCCGGACAAAATTTGTGATCAAATTTCGGATGCCATTTTAGACGCTATTTTAGCTGCAGATCCAAATGCACGTGTAGCTTGTGAAACTACGGTAACAACAGGCTTAGTATTAGTATCTGGTGAAATTACAACGTCTACTTATGTAGATATGAAGGGTATTATCCGCGATACAGTGGCAGAAATCGGCTATACACGCGGTAAGTACGGCTTTGATGCTGAAAATCTTGCAGTATTAGTAGCAGTAGGAGAGCAATCACCTGACATTGCACAAGGTGTTGATCAGGCATTGGAAGCACGTGAAGGTTCAATGACGGAAGATGAACTTGAAGCAATTGGTGCAGGTGACCAAGGTTTAATGTTCGGTTATGCATGTAACGAAACACCGGAACTTATGCCGATGCCTATTTCTTTAGCTCACAAATTAGCGCGTCGTTTAACAGAAGTGCGTAAATCAGGGGAATTGGAATATTTACGTCCGGATGGTAAAACACAAGTGACAATCGAATATGATGAAAACAATGAACCTGTTCGTGTGGATACGATCGTTATTTCAACACAGCATGATGAAGAAGCAACATTGGAACAAATCCAAACAGACATTAAAGAACACGTGATTAAACCGGTAGTTCCTGCACATTTATTGGATGAAGCTACAAAATACTTCATCAACCCGACAGGTCGCTTCGTAATCGGCGGACCTAAAGGCGATGCAGGTCTTACAGGTCGTAAAATTATTGTGGATACTTACGGCGGTTATGCACGTCACGGCGGCGGTGCATTCTCAGGTAAGGATGCAACAAAAGTTGACCGTTCTGCAGCATATGCAGCACGCTATGTTGCTAAAAACATTGTAGCGGCTGGCTTAGCTGACCGTGCTGAAGTACAATTGGCGTATGCAATCGGTGTTGCACAACCAGTGTCAATCGCAGTTGACACATTCGGTACAGGTAAAGTGGCGGAATCAGAAATCGTAAACTGGGTTCGTGAGCTCTTTGATTTACGTCCTGCAGGCATTATTAAAATGCTTGATTTACGTCGCCCGATCTATAAGCAAACAGCAGCTTACGGACATTTCGGTCGTACAGATTTAAATGTGCCATGGGAAAATACGGATAAAGCAGCTGAACTGAAAGCAAAAGCAGGAATTTAA
- the pckA gene encoding phosphoenolpyruvate carboxykinase (ATP) produces the protein MNSVEIANELKELLNGENIKTQLSVPQLIEKATSRGEATLTVEGALRAETGKYTGRSPKDKYIVEEEISKDKIDWGKVNRPISAEVFDKLYVKVLNYLKERDELYVFNGFAGADKDSQLSIKVINEYAWHNLFCHQLFIRPTADELAKHVAEFTIVSAPNFKADPEVDGTGSETFIITSIEKKIILIGGTEYAGEMKKSIFGIMNYLLPEQGIFPMHCSANVGEEGDVALFFGLSGTGKTTLSADKDRKLIGDDEHGWSDNGVFNIEGGCYAKTINLSAENEPEIYNAIRFGSVLENVAVDPESRECDYADGSLTENTRVAYPIDFIDNIVLPSVAGHPNTIVFLTADAFGVLPPISKLTKEQAMYHFLSGFTSKLAGTERGVTEPEPVFSTCFGSPFLPLAATVYAEQLGKKIDEHGSQVFLVNTGWTGGEYGVGSRMKLSYTRKMVRAAIEGKLNNVDTTKDAVFGLNIPVEIEGVPTNVLNPRDAWADKVAYDKKASELAELFKNNFKKFENVEEEIIQKGGPLV, from the coding sequence ATGAATTCGGTAGAAATTGCTAACGAGCTGAAAGAACTTTTAAACGGGGAAAACATCAAAACTCAATTATCTGTTCCACAATTGATTGAAAAAGCGACATCACGCGGAGAAGCAACGCTAACTGTTGAGGGTGCTTTACGCGCTGAAACAGGCAAATATACTGGCCGCTCTCCTAAAGATAAATATATAGTAGAAGAAGAAATCTCAAAAGACAAAATCGATTGGGGTAAAGTCAACCGTCCGATCTCAGCAGAAGTATTTGATAAACTTTATGTAAAAGTTTTAAATTACTTAAAAGAACGCGACGAGTTATATGTATTCAACGGTTTTGCCGGTGCAGACAAAGATTCTCAATTATCTATTAAAGTAATTAATGAATATGCTTGGCATAACCTATTCTGTCATCAATTATTCATCCGCCCAACAGCAGACGAATTGGCTAAACACGTTGCCGAGTTTACAATCGTATCTGCGCCAAACTTCAAAGCAGATCCGGAAGTAGACGGTACTGGATCGGAAACATTTATTATAACATCTATCGAAAAGAAAATCATCTTAATCGGCGGAACTGAGTACGCAGGTGAAATGAAGAAGTCAATCTTCGGTATTATGAACTACTTATTACCTGAACAAGGTATTTTCCCAATGCACTGCTCTGCCAACGTTGGCGAAGAAGGCGATGTAGCATTATTCTTCGGTTTATCTGGTACAGGGAAAACTACGTTATCAGCTGACAAAGACCGCAAATTAATCGGTGATGATGAGCACGGCTGGTCTGACAACGGTGTATTCAACATTGAAGGTGGTTGCTACGCAAAAACAATCAACCTATCTGCTGAAAATGAGCCGGAAATCTACAATGCGATCCGCTTTGGTTCAGTATTGGAAAACGTGGCAGTAGACCCTGAATCACGCGAATGCGACTATGCAGACGGTTCTTTAACAGAAAACACACGTGTTGCTTACCCAATCGACTTTATCGACAATATTGTATTGCCATCAGTAGCAGGTCATCCGAATACAATCGTCTTCTTAACAGCCGATGCATTCGGTGTATTACCTCCTATCTCTAAATTAACGAAAGAGCAGGCAATGTATCACTTCCTAAGCGGTTTCACTTCTAAACTTGCCGGAACAGAGCGCGGTGTAACAGAGCCGGAACCAGTATTCTCTACATGCTTCGGTTCTCCATTCCTACCGCTTGCCGCTACAGTTTATGCTGAGCAATTAGGTAAGAAAATTGATGAGCACGGTTCACAAGTATTCTTAGTAAACACTGGTTGGACTGGTGGCGAATACGGTGTAGGTAGCCGTATGAAGCTTTCATATACACGTAAAATGGTTCGCGCTGCAATCGAAGGGAAATTAAACAATGTTGACACTACAAAAGATGCTGTCTTCGGATTAAACATCCCTGTAGAAATTGAAGGTGTACCAACAAACGTATTAAATCCTCGTGATGCATGGGCAGACAAAGTGGCATACGACAAAAAAGCTTCTGAACTTGCTGAACTGTTCAAAAACAACTTCAAGAAATTCGAGAATGTTGAAGAAGAAATCATTCAAAAAGGCGGCCCATTAGTATAA
- a CDS encoding prolyl oligopeptidase family serine peptidase, which translates to MNDNGKIFSIRNYPSPNPHIRLDEITYWSQGLRVKGLLARPKASGTYEALLYLRGGLQSIGMVRPARIAQFAMQGFVVFAPYYRGNRGGEGKDEFAGDDRYDTVNGIEVLKQFIQVDKVNLYGFSRGGLMVLWTAILRKDIKSLVTWAGVSDATATYWERVDMRRGLKRIVGGTPNKVPENYDDRTPLFEIEKLQTPVLIIHGTEDQHVDIEHAYKLEQYLKREGKSVETWYSSGLKHHYPPNLNRDTVKNLCDWMKRQ; encoded by the coding sequence ATGAACGACAATGGTAAGATTTTTTCGATACGCAATTACCCGTCACCAAATCCTCATATCCGATTAGATGAAATCACGTATTGGTCACAAGGATTGCGTGTAAAAGGATTACTGGCGCGTCCTAAAGCCTCTGGTACATATGAAGCGCTTTTATATTTGCGCGGGGGACTTCAATCGATTGGCATGGTCAGACCTGCACGTATTGCCCAGTTTGCGATGCAAGGCTTCGTCGTGTTTGCCCCGTATTACCGCGGAAATCGCGGAGGGGAAGGGAAGGACGAATTTGCCGGGGATGACCGTTATGATACGGTAAACGGCATAGAAGTACTGAAGCAATTTATTCAGGTGGATAAAGTGAATTTATATGGTTTTTCCCGCGGCGGGTTAATGGTATTGTGGACAGCAATTTTACGTAAAGATATTAAATCGCTCGTAACATGGGCAGGAGTATCAGATGCGACCGCAACATATTGGGAGCGTGTGGATATGCGGCGCGGATTGAAAAGAATCGTTGGCGGTACGCCAAATAAAGTACCGGAAAACTATGATGACCGTACACCATTATTTGAAATCGAAAAACTTCAAACCCCCGTCCTCATTATTCACGGTACAGAAGATCAGCATGTTGATATCGAGCATGCCTATAAATTGGAGCAATATTTAAAAAGGGAAGGGAAATCTGTTGAGACATGGTACTCATCCGGATTAAAGCATCACTATCCCCCAAACCTGAACCGTGATACTGTGAAAAACTTGTGTGACTGGATGAAACGCCAATAA
- a CDS encoding NUDIX domain-containing protein, translating into MFTFIDENNLQVDLRFDEGPFEVEPKHVLALVQYKGKWLCTIHHRRGVEFPGGKQEPGETLYEAAVREVYEEANVVIEDVKWFAYYIVHDEVPFCKAVFTAKVKAIEPFTGDHETEGMLWLTEEELWQQPKLSFYMRDAGMKKMLQEVKNHERQW; encoded by the coding sequence ATGTTTACATTTATCGATGAAAATAATTTACAAGTTGATTTAAGATTTGATGAAGGTCCATTCGAAGTTGAACCGAAGCATGTATTGGCACTCGTACAATATAAGGGGAAATGGTTATGCACGATTCATCACCGTAGAGGTGTTGAGTTTCCAGGCGGCAAGCAGGAACCCGGCGAGACGTTATACGAAGCGGCTGTCCGAGAGGTTTACGAAGAAGCAAATGTGGTCATAGAAGATGTAAAGTGGTTTGCCTACTACATTGTGCATGATGAGGTTCCGTTTTGCAAAGCGGTCTTTACTGCTAAAGTAAAGGCCATCGAACCTTTTACAGGAGACCATGAAACGGAAGGCATGTTATGGCTGACAGAAGAGGAGCTTTGGCAGCAGCCAAAATTGAGTTTCTATATGCGGGATGCAGGAATGAAAAAGATGTTGCAGGAAGTGAAAAATCATGAACGACAATGGTAA
- a CDS encoding transposase yields the protein MEKNNVYVSIANLTCNLHPGSSYEFVLKMEPYKARVFMKLFNQMQELEASNAFRAHMPFIPYHLDRLNHEIDHRLKKVYALIHEFGDEETKKFVEQLPYFTR from the coding sequence ATGGAAAAAAATAATGTTTATGTATCCATTGCCAATTTAACATGTAATCTGCATCCAGGGTCATCCTATGAATTTGTACTGAAAATGGAGCCGTACAAAGCGCGTGTATTTATGAAGCTGTTCAATCAGATGCAGGAGCTGGAGGCGTCAAATGCATTCCGGGCCCATATGCCGTTTATTCCATATCATTTGGACAGATTAAATCATGAAATCGACCACCGTCTGAAAAAAGTCTATGCGCTGATACATGAATTCGGTGATGAGGAAACGAAAAAATTCGTTGAGCAACTGCCTTACTTTACTCGTTAA
- a CDS encoding DNA starvation/stationary phase protection protein: MAKKQLNTQLNDLVATWSVMYTKLHNYHWYVNGPSFFTLHVKFEELYNEVTLNLDEIAERILTKGGKPVATLKEHLDLSLIEEASGKEETEEMVAILIKDFNTIMDALNKAMETASEEGDDRTEDLLNAQFQSLEKHTWMLNAYLGK, from the coding sequence ATGGCAAAGAAACAATTAAACACACAATTAAATGATTTAGTAGCAACATGGTCGGTAATGTATACGAAGTTACATAACTATCACTGGTATGTAAACGGACCATCATTCTTTACATTACACGTAAAATTTGAAGAACTTTACAACGAAGTAACACTTAACTTAGATGAAATCGCAGAACGTATTTTAACAAAGGGCGGTAAACCTGTTGCAACATTAAAGGAACATTTAGATCTTTCTTTAATTGAAGAAGCATCAGGCAAAGAAGAAACAGAAGAAATGGTAGCTATCCTAATTAAAGACTTCAATACAATTATGGATGCTTTAAATAAGGCAATGGAAACAGCTTCAGAAGAAGGCGATGACCGCACAGAGGATTTACTGAATGCTCAATTCCAAAGCCTTGAGAAACATACATGGATGTTAAATGCTTATTTAGGCAAATAA
- the yidD gene encoding membrane protein insertion efficiency factor YidD, producing MKKLFIGFIRLYQKYISPMSPPSCRFHPTCSHYGIEAIQKHGAIKGSIMTVIRILKCQPLHPGGFDPVPEKWPSKKK from the coding sequence ATGAAAAAACTATTTATCGGATTCATTCGTCTTTATCAAAAATATATTTCGCCCATGTCGCCCCCTTCCTGCCGGTTCCATCCGACATGTTCACACTATGGGATTGAAGCAATTCAAAAGCATGGTGCAATAAAAGGATCGATCATGACCGTTATTCGAATACTAAAATGTCAGCCGCTTCATCCAGGTGGATTTGATCCAGTACCTGAAAAATGGCCTTCGAAAAAAAAGTAA